One genomic segment of Deltaproteobacteria bacterium includes these proteins:
- a CDS encoding TIGR03668 family PPOX class F420-dependent oxidoreductase, translating to MTRKEAAFIRQARVGILATVDEHGQPLNVPFCFAFDGEYLYSPIDEKPKAATARELKRIRNIRANPCISVVVHRYDDEDWSRLAHIIIQGEAGILTDGDAHRKAVRLLRRKYTQYRAMALDERPIIRIRVVRCIRWGRV from the coding sequence ATGACCCGCAAGGAAGCGGCGTTCATCCGTCAGGCCCGTGTGGGGATTCTGGCCACGGTCGACGAGCACGGCCAGCCGCTCAACGTCCCCTTCTGCTTCGCCTTCGACGGCGAGTATCTTTACTCACCCATCGACGAGAAGCCCAAGGCCGCCACAGCGCGGGAGCTCAAACGAATCCGCAACATCCGCGCCAACCCCTGCATATCCGTCGTCGTCCACCGCTACGACGACGAGGACTGGTCCCGGCTGGCCCACATCATCATTCAGGGCGAAGCCGGCATCCTCACCGACGGAGACGCCCACCGCAAGGCGGTCCGGCTGCTGCGCCGGAAATACACTCAGTACCGCGCCATGGCCCTGGATGAACGGCCCATCATTCGAATCCGGGTAGTCCGTTGCATCCGTTGGGGCAGGGTCTGA